AAGCCAGTTTATCGTGACTAATGCGGTGCTACCTGCAATGTTAGCCGCACAACACGGCGTTTTCGTGAATATGGCATCGATCGCTGGACTGGTGGGTGGCGGAGGCGGCGCAGCGTATACCGCAGCCAAACACGCCATCATTGGTTATACGAAACAACTTGACTTGGACTATGCGGCTCAGGGAATTCGCGCCAACTGCATTGCGCCGGGGGCTATCGATACCCCGATGAATGCCGCTGATTTTGCTGGCGATGGTAAGATGGCGAAATGGGTTGCCAGTGAGACGCCCGCAAAACGGTGGGCCCAACCGCAGGAAGTTGCAGATCTGACGCTATTCTTAGCGAGTCAGCACGCTGATTATATTCATGGGACGGTGGTTCCAATTGATGGTGGTTGGTTAGCAAAATAGGAAGGGGACTTTGGTATGGCTTGTATTTTTTGTCAGCCGTTGCCGTATATTTTGGAGAATGACCTAGCAGCGGCCTTCTTCGATAAAAAGCCGGTGAGTCCGGGGCATTTGTTGATTATTCCGAAAGCACATTATGCCACGTATTTTGATGTGCCCACGGCGACCAGGAATGCGATGCTCGCCTTACTGACCCAAGCAAAAGCGTACCTAGATGCGCACAATCATCCGGATGGCTATAATATTGGCATTAACGTTGATCCGGCTGCGGGCCAAACCGTAATGCATTGTCATCTCCATCTGATACCGCGATATCAAGGTGACGTGCCAGACCCCGCGGGTGGCATTCGTAAGATGCTGCCGGATGGTGTACCGGATTTGAGATAGATTAAGGAGTAGTGAATGTGTATGGCAGATTTATTTGAGAAAGTTGGCCGGCCTGGTAAGGTCCTATCAACGACACCGGTGTATCATGGGCCGATTTTTGATTTGGTCAAACAAACGATTCAAACACCTGATGGATTAGAAGTAAAACGCGATTTGATTCAGCATGGGAACGCCGTCACGATTTTAGCCATCACTGCGGATGATCAAGTCGTGCTAGGTTCAGAGTACCGGGTCGGTCGCAATGCCGAGACGATTAGTTTACCTGCTGGCCTCATTAATGCGGGGGAAGATCCGTTAACGGCCGCGGCCCGTGAATTACAAGAGGAGACGGGCTACATTGCCCATGAACCACAAATTATGACGCAAATTAGCTCGTCGGAAGGTTTCACGGACGAAACGGTCAGCTTGATTTTGACTCACATTGATCCGCAAGAACATGGCGAACGACATTTTGACGCGGACGAATACGTGAATACGCAACTTGTCCCGCTCAGTAAAGTGATTGACCTATTAAAGAATGGCCAGATTCGTTCAGCACAAGGAATCTGCGCAATAACATGGTACTTGAATTTTATTCGATAGAAGTGGGGTGCGGAATGAATTTAGATGAGAAGTTTGCGTATATGGCGACTGGTCAGCCGTATCGAGATACGGATGCAGAACTAACGGCGTTGCGTGACCAAGCGACGTTGACAACGAACGCGGTCAATGCGACTGCTGATCCAGAGACTAAAGAAACTTTATTGCGACAATTGGTTGGTTCAGCTGGTCGCAAGCCATTTGTAAATCCTAATTTTCGCGTTGAATTTGGACGGAACATTCATCTAGGTGATAACTTTTATGCCAACTATGATTGTGTAATGTTAGATGGGGCGCCAATTACGATCGGCAGTCAGGTCTTGTTGGGGCCAAAAGTCGGCCTTTACACGAGCAACCACTTGTTTGATGCAACCGAACGAATTAGGGGCGGCTGCATCGCCCGACCAATCACAATTGGTGATGGTTGTTGGCTAGCCGCTAACGTCACCGTATTACCAGGAGTGACCATTGGTGCTAACACGATTATTGGTGGTGGGAGCGTGGTAACCCACGATATTCCAGCTAACGTGATTGCGGCTGGCAACCCTTGCCAAGTTATTCGACCAATCACGGCGGCCGACCGCACTGGTTACACCGGGGCGCAATTCGAATTGTCATGATGAACGACAAAATACCACCTTCGCAGGTTGTTACCTGACGGAGGTGGTATTTTTGTGTTCAGCGCGTGAAAAGTATTCTGACAGATACGTGCAGTGTTATTAGAAGATTTACCAGCCAGCAGCTTAATCGTCCTTGGCATTGTGAGTTGGTCACTCATACGGTGACTGTTCCACCGGTATCAGGGTTTAACTTTGATGCCGTTTAAAGCAGCAGCCAAATAAGCAGCCTGATCAATATTGACGATCATACCGCGTGCTGCGGCAGTATCAAGTTCGAGACGCTCGAATTGACAGGTGCTTAGGTCAATATTTTTGAGGGCGGTATCGTTGAAAGCGACTTGGTCAAGGCTGGTTTCGTTAAACTTGACGGTCGTTAGTCGATTGTTCATAAAGCTGGCCCCATTCAGCCGACAGTGATCAAAGGTCACGGTTTTGAACCGCATGTCGCACAGCATGGCTAAGTCGAGCTGACAGTGGTCAAAGGCGACGTTATTGAGGGCAGCCTCGTTCAAGTCGACACCGACGAGCTTACAATCTTTGAATTGAACGCGTAGCCAGCTGGCTTTTTCAAACTGGCAATTAGAAAAGTCACAATTGATAAAGATGGCATCGGTCAAGTCAAGCCGTTCAAATTGACTGGCCGTAAACCGGACATTTTCGAAGTGCACGTGATCCAGCATGGGGTGCTCGATGTGCTGGTGACTCACGTCTTCTTCACTAACCTGAATATAACTTAAGCTGTGGTCCTCATCTGCTAAAATATCGAAAAAAGCGCCAGTCGTTAATTCTGCTGGGATAATGCGGGGATCTTGCATGGGACACCTCGTTAGTTTGATTTTGAGTGGTTGTGCTAAAAAAGAAGCCCGTTACAGGCTTCAGTTGGGGATCAGTTGAAGTAATTTTCTAGGAAAACGGCGACCCCGTCCGCGTCATTACTCAGGGTGGCATGGGTGGTTGCAGCCTTGACCGCAGGAATCGCATTCGCCATCGCTACGCCAACTTTGGCGGCGGTTAGCATTCCTAGGTCGTTTTCTTCGTCCCCAAAGGCCATCAAGTTGTCATAGTCTTCATTAAAGTGACCGAGGAGTTGTTTCAAACCACTGGCCTTATCAGTATGCGGTGGTAAGAATTCCAACAAAGTCCGCCGGGATGGGACCACGTGGAAGAAATCGGTAATTTGACTTGGTAATTTGGCCTGGACTGTTTTAGCATCTTGACCAGCACTAACGACTTTACCGAATAGATCATCAGCAGGCAGGTCGGCAAAACGAACATTCTTAAATGGCATTAAGCCTTGCAAGAATTCTTCGTACGGTGACTTGCCTAGATCCGTAATGGAGTAGACTTGCTTCAAATCAATCACGTCTAAGTAGAAATGATCGCGCTGGGCTTGCTCAAATAAGGGTTGTAAATCTTGTTTGGTCACACTAGTACGAGCAAGGACGTCACCAGTCGTGTTTTGCTGAACGAGCCCACCATTAAAGGTAATCGCGTAGTCAGTTGGTTGGTTGAGTTCAAGTTGTTGTAAGTATGGTTGAATCGCCTTAATTGGTCGCCCAGTACACAGTACGATCCGTTTGCCGGCCGAATGCAGCTGTTTGAGAACTGCTTCAGTTCGCGGAGAAATCGTCTTCTCAGAAGTTAGTAACGTATTATCTAGGTCTAACGCAATGGTCGTAATCATCTTGGTCACACTTTCTAGTTAAGATTTAAAATTGTTTTAATGGTCGTTCCCATATCATCAACATCCGCAACCCGCTTATGGCGCACGGGCGCAGTACGGAGGGCTGTGACCGTTGCTGGAATGGGCGTTTGAATCAACTCATGTAACTGATCAACTGCGGCTAGGCCATCTACCGCACTAAGCTCACCAGTAATTGCCGTTAGGACGGCCTGTGGGAATTTATACGGACTAGCGGTTGAAACAACCACCATGGGCCGCTGATCTCTGGTTGCGGCTTGATACTGTTTGGCAACCGCCGAGGCCACGGCCGTATGTGGATCGATTGTGTAGTGATGGGCATGGTTCAGGTGATGAATTTCAGCTTGATCTTGGCTTTCAGTCACGAAGCCGGCCCAAAAATCAGCTAAGTTGGCACGCATTGCCGGTGTAATCGTATAACGGCCGGTCGTTTGCAAATCAGTCATTAGTTTAGCAGTCGCCGTGGCGTCTGATCCTGTCAAGTAGAAGAGGAGCCGTTCCAAGTTACTTGAGACTAAGATGTCCATGGACGGTGAACTCGTCAAGAAGAATTCACGGTTTTTATCATAAGTCCCGGTATTAAAGAAATCGGTGAGAACGTTATTGCGATTGGAAGCACAGATCAGTTTATGAATGGGCGTGCCCAGTTGTTTGGCATAGTAGCCAGCTAAAATATCCCCAAAGTTCCCAGTTGGAACACTAAAGTTAATCTCATCACCGTTCTTGATTTGCCCCTGCTTGATAAGTTGAGCGTAGGTGTAGACATAATAGGCCACTTGTGGGAATAAACGACCAATATTGATGGAATTAGCGCTTGAAAATTGGAACTGGTGGGCGGCTAATTCCGCGTGTAGTTGGTGGTCGTTTAACAGTTTTTTAACCGTTGTTTGGGCCTCATCGAAGTTACCATTGATCGCAACAACACTAGTATTGGCTCCGGTTTGGGTCACCATCTGCTGTTTTTGGATTGCGCTGACACCATCTTTTGGATAGAAGACGATGATGCGAGTCTGATCAACATTGGCAAACCCGGCCATGGCAGCTTTACCAGTATCGCCCGAGGTGGCCGCTAAAATAACGACTTCGGCTTGTAAATGGTTCTTTTTAACTGCCGTTGTCATCAAATGCGGTAGGATTTGAAGGGCCAAGTCTTTGAATGCAATGGTCGGTCCATGAAAAAGTTCAAGGTAATACTGCTGACCATGCTTGGTGACCGGCGCAATTTGGGAGTCATCAAACTGATCACCATAAGCCGCGTCAATGCAGGCGTGTAATTCATCAGCGGTATAATCCGTGAAGAAGAGTTTAAGGACCTCGTAAGCAACTTCTTGGTAGCTCATCGTGGCGAGCTGGTCGAAGTCAAAATTAGCGGTCGGTAGCGTTACGGGCACAAAGAGACCACCATCCGGCGTCAGGCCTTGAAGTACGGCTTGTGATGACGTCATGGTGTGACTTGCAGTTTCGCGGGTACTGCGATAAAGTGTTTTCATGGATAACGTCCTTTCAACTGATTTTGACTAAATGATACACTAAAATCGAGGCGAACGGGGACGTTTTCACCAAAATCATGAGGATAATTGACGTAAATGGTCTAGTTAATAATGTAATCGTTTACATAAAAGGAGATCTTACAATGCAACTAGCTGGAATTAGGCACCGCCCTGAAAGTGAAGATATAGCCGTCTTAGCCGCACATCAACTACAGGTACGACTACAAACTGCGCGTGACGATGTTGCCCAAGTGGAGATTTTATTTGCCGATTCTTACTTATGGCAAGAAGGAACAACAGCGCTAGAGCGGCGGATAATGCAGCCCGGATTAGCGACGCAGGGCAACCAGTACTGGCAGACGACGCTGACCGTACCGACTAACCGGGTGGTCTATGCCTTTCTGATCACGGATACGACCGGTGCGACGGTTGGCTATGGTGAGGGTGGCTTCTTTGACGACGTTGCCACTAACTGGCAAACAGTGGGCAACTATTTTCACATGCCATATATGCACGTCAGTGATGCGGAGCTGCCACCGGCATGGGTTAAGGAGACGGTCTGGTACCAGATCTTTCCTGAACGGTTTGCAAATGGTGTGCGGCAAAATGACCCGGCTAATGTTCAACCGTGGGGTGCTGGGCGTGTTCACCGTGATTCATTTTATGGTGGGGATTTGCCCGGAATTACAGCGCATTTAGATGATTTGGCTGCACTGGGGGTCAATGGCCTGTACTTGTGTCCCATTTTCACGTCACCATCTAATCATAAGTATGATACGATCGATCATTTTGAAATCGATCCCCACTTTGGTACGAAAGCCGATTTTCAGGCGCTAGTCGATGGCGCCCATGCGCGCGGTATGCGCGTGATGTTAGACGCCGTCTTTAATCATTTTGGCGAGCAGTCACCACAGTGGCAAGATGTGATTAAAAATGGCGAGCAGTCACGGTTTGCTGATTGGTTTCATATTCATGGCTGGCCGGTGGGACGTGATCCGAAGACGAAGCGGCTTAATTATGAAACCTTTGCGACGGGAGCAGCGATGCCGAAAGTTAACACCCAGAACCCCGCGGTACAAGCTTACTTGATTGATGTGACCAAATATTGGATCGAACAATTCGGGATTGACGCTTGGCGTTTTGATGTTGCTGATGAGGTCGACCATGGTTTCTGGCGAGCGTTATGTGGTGCCTTGCGGGCAATCAAACCTGATGTGTACCTATTAGGTGAGTCTTGGCATAGTAGTCAATCGTTAGTCGGTAACGGCCAGTTTAACGCGGTTATGAATTATCCACTGACACAACCAATTCTGGCGTTGTTTAATGGTCAACTCAACCTTGAAGATTACGTTGGTAAAACCAATCTGGAATTAATGATGTATCGTCAACCTAATCAACAGGCGATGTTCAACGCGTTGGATACGCATGATACGCCACGGCTACTGACCACGTTGCATGGTCAGTTAACTAAATTTAAATCTGCACTCACGCTACTGATGCTATTGCCGGGGAGCCCGTGTATTTATTATGGAACGGAAGTGGCCATGGCCGGTGGTGCCGACCCTGACAATCGTCGGTGCATGAACTGGCAACCAGACGAGCAAGAACAACAAGTTCGACAATTTGTCACGCGTTTGATCAAGTTTCGCCGGCAACAGGCCGACTTTTTAGCAACTAGCCAATTGACATGGACGATTGATGGTCACTGCTTAATCTTAACGCGGACGGATGTTGAACAGACGATTCAAGGCCGCTTTAATTTAGGTGCACAGGCAGTCTCAACAGTAAGTGGCGTATCGCCAATCTTAACAGCGGGTATTACCGCAAATGAGATGGCACCGGGAGGCTTTGAATTAACCGTGGCTTAGTTGTGAAGTAGTGTCACAAGTCGACTGGTGGAGCGTTCTGTGTGTTTCCCAGTTGAAATCTTCAAGACCGATAGCCGCCATTAGGACAGTCGCTTATCAAAAAACGATTCTCAATGTCTTTGAGAATCGTTTTTTTTATTAATCATGATGAAGCATGCAGCATGACAAATCAAATGTTATCACCGTAACAAACACTGAAGAGCAAGATTGTTGCCGCATTTGACAATAAAAAACGCCTAGCAACTTGCTTGGCGTTTAAAATAATCATTATTTAGCTGTCTCAGGCTTGATGCCCCGGCCTTGGATGAATTCGATGACAATCAAGACAACGTAGCAGATTAGGACGATGCCTAAGAGGTTGGTTGTCTTAACGGTGCTGGATAACCAGTAGTACTGCCAGTCTTGATTGTTGAAGACCCACCATACTAAGAGGCCGGCCAAGGCACCTAATGTATTCATAATTGCAATAAAGAAAATGTTGCCGTTTTGTTTTTGGCTGGCCCAATATGCGGAAAGGATGGCCATCCAAACACCCCAAACAATCAAGCCAACAACGACGACCCAATAAATTAGTGACGCGATCATGTGTACTCCTTCTTTCTACAAGTTAATAACTTTATTTTACCATGAATTCGATTACATTGGCACCGTTTCAGTGATTATTTTCACAATCTGCTTCTGAATGATTGTGTTGAATTTGCTGGATTACTTGTTATTTAAGGTTGGATTATTTACAATTAGAACATAATAATGTAATTGAGAAAGGGTTGGCAATCAATGACTTCTGCATGGAATTGGATTGGGATCATTGCGTGGATCATTGTTTTGGCGTTAGTCGTGTGGGTATTTCATCATATTCGCGTACGACGCATCAAGATGATCGTGGAACGTAAGCATACGTTTGAGTGGGGAAATCTTATCATAACCACCGTTGAATTAATCGTTAGTCTCGGATTACTAGTTGGCATGGGATACGTGACTTTCAATCACCAGGTCGACCTGTCAGATGCTAAGGACGTTAAGGTAACGTATCAAGTTGAACCACTGGTTTTGCGAGTTGGAACTAATGGTTCCTACTATGTCGCGGTGGATCGAGGCACGACCCAAAAACCCGTGCATATTTATAATTACTGGGTTAATGGTGCGAAATATACTGTTTCAAGTAACAAGGCGACCGTGGTGACTAATCTTTCACAAGTTAAAGTGGCGGATGCTGGTATTCCGTGGTCACAAAAGCAGCTGGTTAAAGAAGACCGGCAGCACGAAAAAGCCTACGCAGTGAAGCTGACAGCCACTTATCAGCCGTCATTCTGGAATGGCTTAGGTGTCCATGTGGGGCATCAAGCCATGACGCGGTGGTTAATTCGTGTGCCAGCCCAGTCATTTATTAATACGACCGATGTGCAATCTAACTAAATAACAAAAAAAGTAATCGAACCTTGTGCGTTTTAGTAGCCAAGATTCGGTTTTTTTCATAGAATTATTAAAAGTTGTTAAATATTCATATTCGCATGCTTTTTTTAGGAACCTTATCATAATTCTAAGGTAAAATGTAACTGTTATATTTTTATAGGCTAATTAATTTATCTATTTAATCGTATGACTGAGAGAAGGAAAAGATTGATGATTAACGAACCAGCAATTAGTCCACTATTTGTTTGTGGTATCATTGGTGATTCGACGGCCATGGTCCTTAATAAATCCTTAACCGGGCCGTTCAAGAACCGTTATGATTTAGTAACCGCACCAGTGACGACACGGGCCACGTTGAGTGAGGCCGTTAGTCAGATTGCACAACTTCAAACAGGACTACAAACTGTTATTTCAAAGCAACTTGGGACCGTCCAGCTTACGATTCCAGCCTTAACAACATTAGAATTGCCAGCAACGTTAATTAATATTTATTATTTACTGGAACCGGTGGGGGGCCATTTGTTGCTCAAACGACCGCATTACACCGAATCAATGTCGGCGGGGGCCGCTCGAGTGCCACTTGATCAATTAAATTGGTCGAATAGTTCGCCGCGGGTCATGCAGGCCAAGCGTTTCTTACAGACCGGGGCGTTTCCTACCGCTGACCAACGAATCGATGGCTACCAGGTTTTAGAGCAAGCGCAATTTTAAAGACGTTGTTGACTTTTTAATCTTCACGTTGTAACTTAGAAGCAACGTGAAGATTAAATGTTGATGAGAAGAGTAACAATAAGTTGATGCCTAGCGAGTCAAAGTAGTGGTGTAATTTGACCATCAGCTTATTGTGAAGATGAACTCGGAGTTGGCTAATGGTTGATGCTATTAGCCCGGATTGACCACCGATAATTGGGTTGAACGTAACGAGTACGTTGCGTGAGCGACAGCAAGACTGTAATAATAGGTGGTACCGCGGAGTATAAACTTCGTCCTTAGTAAGTTAAGGACGAAGTTTTTTTGTTGAGAAAGAAGGCCTTTAAGATGGAACAAGCAGCATTTATTAAGAAGTACGCAACAACGCGCCAGCATACGGATTCATTGAAGTGGGACGCACTACAAGCTCGGTATGGCAATCCTGATTTGTTGGCAATGTGGGTCGCTGACATGGAATTCAAAGTGCCAGAACAAGTTACGCAAGCACTACAAGAACGAGTGGCGCATGGCATTTATGGTTATTCCATTACGCCTGATCGTTATTATCAAGCCTTTATCGATTGGGAACAGGCACGCCATGGTCTGACATTGAAACGCGATTGGATTCGATTTGGTAGTGGCGTGGTCAATTCGTTGTACGCGCTCGTTAATATTTTAACGCAACCAGGTGATGGCGTTTTGATTCTGACGCCCGTGTACTATCCATTTTTCAACGCGGTGCGGGATAATCATCGTCAGCTGGTCACATCTGAGTTACGCAATGATCGTGGTCACTATACGATTGACTTTGAAGATGTGGAACAGCAAATTAAGGCGAACGAGGTGCGGTTGTTCATTCAATGTTCGCCACATAATCCTGTGGGGCGGATCTGGTCTGAAGATGAAGAGACACGGCTGTTAGCATTATGTGAACAGTATCATGTGCTTGTTATTTCAGATGAAATTCACCAGGATTTAGAAATTGATCGGACCA
This Lactiplantibacillus plantarum DNA region includes the following protein-coding sequences:
- a CDS encoding 3-oxoacyl-ACP reductase, which gives rise to MQFDEYRGQTVLVTGAASGIGLAQVQSFLAQGADVIAIDRQPQPSALVTTSALRYEIADVTDTNALVAAIKSGVNVLGKPTVVCNTAGKLDGYQPTLATDLKTWQDILATDLTSQFIVTNAVLPAMLAAQHGVFVNMASIAGLVGGGGGAAYTAAKHAIIGYTKQLDLDYAAQGIRANCIAPGAIDTPMNAADFAGDGKMAKWVASETPAKRWAQPQEVADLTLFLASQHADYIHGTVVPIDGGWLAK
- a CDS encoding LVIS_2131 family protein, whose product is MTSAWNWIGIIAWIIVLALVVWVFHHIRVRRIKMIVERKHTFEWGNLIITTVELIVSLGLLVGMGYVTFNHQVDLSDAKDVKVTYQVEPLVLRVGTNGSYYVAVDRGTTQKPVHIYNYWVNGAKYTVSSNKATVVTNLSQVKVADAGIPWSQKQLVKEDRQHEKAYAVKLTATYQPSFWNGLGVHVGHQAMTRWLIRVPAQSFINTTDVQSN
- the thrC gene encoding threonine synthase translates to MKTLYRSTRETASHTMTSSQAVLQGLTPDGGLFVPVTLPTANFDFDQLATMSYQEVAYEVLKLFFTDYTADELHACIDAAYGDQFDDSQIAPVTKHGQQYYLELFHGPTIAFKDLALQILPHLMTTAVKKNHLQAEVVILAATSGDTGKAAMAGFANVDQTRIIVFYPKDGVSAIQKQQMVTQTGANTSVVAINGNFDEAQTTVKKLLNDHQLHAELAAHQFQFSSANSINIGRLFPQVAYYVYTYAQLIKQGQIKNGDEINFSVPTGNFGDILAGYYAKQLGTPIHKLICASNRNNVLTDFFNTGTYDKNREFFLTSSPSMDILVSSNLERLLFYLTGSDATATAKLMTDLQTTGRYTITPAMRANLADFWAGFVTESQDQAEIHHLNHAHHYTIDPHTAVASAVAKQYQAATRDQRPMVVVSTASPYKFPQAVLTAITGELSAVDGLAAVDQLHELIQTPIPATVTALRTAPVRHKRVADVDDMGTTIKTILNLN
- a CDS encoding NUDIX hydrolase, which produces MCMADLFEKVGRPGKVLSTTPVYHGPIFDLVKQTIQTPDGLEVKRDLIQHGNAVTILAITADDQVVLGSEYRVGRNAETISLPAGLINAGEDPLTAAARELQEETGYIAHEPQIMTQISSSEGFTDETVSLILTHIDPQEHGERHFDADEYVNTQLVPLSKVIDLLKNGQIRSAQGICAITWYLNFIR
- a CDS encoding glycoside hydrolase family 13 protein → MQLAGIRHRPESEDIAVLAAHQLQVRLQTARDDVAQVEILFADSYLWQEGTTALERRIMQPGLATQGNQYWQTTLTVPTNRVVYAFLITDTTGATVGYGEGGFFDDVATNWQTVGNYFHMPYMHVSDAELPPAWVKETVWYQIFPERFANGVRQNDPANVQPWGAGRVHRDSFYGGDLPGITAHLDDLAALGVNGLYLCPIFTSPSNHKYDTIDHFEIDPHFGTKADFQALVDGAHARGMRVMLDAVFNHFGEQSPQWQDVIKNGEQSRFADWFHIHGWPVGRDPKTKRLNYETFATGAAMPKVNTQNPAVQAYLIDVTKYWIEQFGIDAWRFDVADEVDHGFWRALCGALRAIKPDVYLLGESWHSSQSLVGNGQFNAVMNYPLTQPILALFNGQLNLEDYVGKTNLELMMYRQPNQQAMFNALDTHDTPRLLTTLHGQLTKFKSALTLLMLLPGSPCIYYGTEVAMAGGADPDNRRCMNWQPDEQEQQVRQFVTRLIKFRRQQADFLATSQLTWTIDGHCLILTRTDVEQTIQGRFNLGAQAVSTVSGVSPILTAGITANEMAPGGFELTVA
- a CDS encoding MalY/PatB family protein; this encodes MEQAAFIKKYATTRQHTDSLKWDALQARYGNPDLLAMWVADMEFKVPEQVTQALQERVAHGIYGYSITPDRYYQAFIDWEQARHGLTLKRDWIRFGSGVVNSLYALVNILTQPGDGVLILTPVYYPFFNAVRDNHRQLVTSELRNDRGHYTIDFEDVEQQIKANEVRLFIQCSPHNPVGRIWSEDEETRLLALCEQYHVLVISDEIHQDLEIDRTNHPFKSALTVANGRFSNRVIVVNAPSKTFNLAALLNSHLVIPNPKLRQRYDAQIGRFSQTEISVLGQVAGQTAYESGAAWLDQILAIVRDNYHYLCTTFAAHAPKLVLADLQGTYLTWLDLRAYVQPAATKAFIQDQCQLAVDFGEWFSPDDQGFVRLNLATNPQNVREAAQRIVTCLSQMQK
- a CDS encoding HIT family protein — protein: MACIFCQPLPYILENDLAAAFFDKKPVSPGHLLIIPKAHYATYFDVPTATRNAMLALLTQAKAYLDAHNHPDGYNIGINVDPAAGQTVMHCHLHLIPRYQGDVPDPAGGIRKMLPDGVPDLR
- a CDS encoding sugar O-acetyltransferase, which encodes MNLDEKFAYMATGQPYRDTDAELTALRDQATLTTNAVNATADPETKETLLRQLVGSAGRKPFVNPNFRVEFGRNIHLGDNFYANYDCVMLDGAPITIGSQVLLGPKVGLYTSNHLFDATERIRGGCIARPITIGDGCWLAANVTVLPGVTIGANTIIGGGSVVTHDIPANVIAAGNPCQVIRPITAADRTGYTGAQFELS
- a CDS encoding Cof-type HAD-IIB family hydrolase — its product is MITTIALDLDNTLLTSEKTISPRTEAVLKQLHSAGKRIVLCTGRPIKAIQPYLQQLELNQPTDYAITFNGGLVQQNTTGDVLARTSVTKQDLQPLFEQAQRDHFYLDVIDLKQVYSITDLGKSPYEEFLQGLMPFKNVRFADLPADDLFGKVVSAGQDAKTVQAKLPSQITDFFHVVPSRRTLLEFLPPHTDKASGLKQLLGHFNEDYDNLMAFGDEENDLGMLTAAKVGVAMANAIPAVKAATTHATLSNDADGVAVFLENYFN
- a CDS encoding pentapeptide repeat-containing protein yields the protein MQDPRIIPAELTTGAFFDILADEDHSLSYIQVSEEDVSHQHIEHPMLDHVHFENVRFTASQFERLDLTDAIFINCDFSNCQFEKASWLRVQFKDCKLVGVDLNEAALNNVAFDHCQLDLAMLCDMRFKTVTFDHCRLNGASFMNNRLTTVKFNETSLDQVAFNDTALKNIDLSTCQFERLELDTAAARGMIVNIDQAAYLAAALNGIKVKP